The genomic DNA CTGATGTACTACTTTCTTCTGCTGGATTACATTCTACTTTGCATTTTGCTCTtaattctaataaattattatattcttttgatcttaaaatatgttctactcctatttctaaaattaaaaatttcatctCTTAATCTGAAATTCTATGTAGTCCTAAATCAtatgtattatatttttctaattaCTTTTCTTCATTTAAATGATCAATATCTTATATAAGTTTATCTAcaatatgatcaaaattttgctcaactaaattaatatctaaattatCAAAAGTCATATGAATACTCTCATTTTCGATCTTGCTTTTATTATCTTCTATTTTTTCTAGTTGCTTGTAATTACTAAACCTAATTGTTGTTTGACCTATactagtttcatatatttgtacttTGTCTAGTTGTCTATTTTTTGCTACTTCTAAATTAGGTAATGCCCACTGAGTTCATTCTAAAAAGCTATTATCTACTGGTTTTGCTTCTATCATATTTACATGTTTACTACCAAATGtttgaactaaattttgaaattctaaattaaacttATGATTATATCGATCAGACACTTTACTAATATACATTAAACCAATACACAAATTTTTATACTTTCCTTTcatattgtaattttttgttcttatgctCACTTTAATATAGttactaaattcattaattgtcaTAACATAATTTAGAATACAACCTATAACTGCTAAGTTTGAACTTAAATCTACTTCAGCTGTTACTATTGCTGTTTGTTGGTGATTATCCCATCTATCATCATATATGTATACCAAAGTCTTTGTGCCTATTTGTGCTCTGGTCAATCCTGCTATTCCAATTAATATTGTTCCTATATGAATTTGACTAAATTGTGATTTTCTCAAATGGGTAACTGCTtttttactaattaaattaagtgtAACTTCTTTATCGATACAACTAACTTCATGTTGACTGATGCTACTTACAATTCTACTTCTGTTTtcaaataaacctaattgatacaaattatatttgtttttctgTGTTCTCTCAAAACCTCTTCTAATAAATTCTtgtgcttcttcttcatttggataAATATCTTCAGCTCTAActacttcttttccttttctcctaaaaggtttcattttttattatcaaAATGATTTAGCTTAGGTCTTCTATTATTATTTGCacttaaagttaaattttctaatttatctAGCAAAGATGGTGGAAGTGTTGAAGATGCGTTATGTGAAACTTGATTTATTTCTGCTACTTGTTCTTCACATTGATCTAATTTTTCagccaaacttaaaactaattgaataattaaattattttgcctAATGGGAATATTACTACTGGCTACTTGTGTTGAAAAATTTGTTAAACCTTATTTGTATAGcttactaatttctttcaaaacTTGGATATATTTTCTGCTAGTTCTAGAATCGGTcattaaactaataatttatttattttattatgcaacTTATCTACTTGTTCACTTCACTCTTTTTGCACTAATTGAGTTTTTTGGACTTCTAATTTTAACTGCTCAACTATTTCTAATGATCTAAGTTCTATTTGCTTAGGCTTACCATCTATGAGGTCAACAAgctcttttatctctcttttgctaggaaacttttgaatatttttattattatcttctaaCTGAGATGTAATATAGTctaaattttgtcaaattatttttatggaatttttctgaaaatattcTAACAACTGGTTTAACAAATGATTatgcttattattttctaattttatattttctgcttGACTAATAATAAGATCTACAATACTATTGGCTTGtggattttcttcactacacaaaatatgattatgctttatcgatggaaaataacaaactaaactattttggtctaagattatttttcttttttaaagttcactaatttctaaattaaggTAATCTATCATAAACTATAGTCTACATTTTTCTAAAGTAACTGCTAATTGGTTTCTTAgaaactctctttcttctctcaagGTCTCTAAAGTTTGATTTGTTGCTCTTTTTGCTTCTAAAACTTTATGCTGCACTTCTGTGTTATTATATTTACGAATAAATGAAGGATGTTCAAGATAACCAAGATAAAACTTTTGCTTCTTTAAAGTCCTGCTAATTCTTTTAGATATGTATGCTAATCTTCTCTTTATGCTAGTTATAGTGAGGTGTCTGAAACAATAAATACCTGGTTGTTGTGGTTGACAATGTCTACAAGAACAATAATATCTGTTGttcatacaaaataaacaagtATGATATCAGTTGTATCAACAACTTCCGTCCTCAAGGTACTTTACTatcataattatattattaaaatgctaaacttggctctgatactagATTCGGAAAGCAAGCCCGGTTAAATAGTCGGATGACCATTATAACAACTAGACTTAAAGGCTGAACTCAAAGGTACGAAGAAATCAGAGGTACTCTGGTTAATATCCAGTTATTTTTATGGCAAGCATTCAATTATAACAGAATGCTCAAACAAAGTATGATCGTCAGTTTAGTAGGTTAATAATACAACTACAATAGTGTTTCCCTGTTTTGGACTAGAAGTCTAAATaaacaaacacaataaaaaaaataaaaaaaataaaaaaaaaggaaaacttacTTAAGACTTGAAGATTGCTTGAATATGTACACTTGaacttttattgatatataGAATGTTTACAAAGATAATTGTTTACAAGAAAGTGTCTACAAGGAAGCGTTTATAAGGATGCTATGAATGCTACGGATGCTTGAAGATAATGTGTGTATATGGTGAGAGTAGGGTGTTCTTTTATGTTGAGAGTTGAGAGGTGGTTGTTACAATGAAAGGAATTTCTCCTTATATACACTGAATGAGAATACTAACAtacaaaattctaattgaatggTGTGTCTTATCTTCCCTTGTTGCATTTTGCTGACATATACGCTCCTAAAAGTTGGTTTGCAAGTGATGAAATTAACTGAAAGTTTAGAGGGACTCAACCAAAACGAAAATTCATAGGGCAAAGTCGAACAAGGTACAAAGTTCGGGAAATTGCTAAGTTTTTCCTTGAAATAATAACACCAAGCTATGTAATCAAACATCCAATGAAAAACTACAAAAGAAGAAGCATAAATTCTGATTTCGAGCTGAACGTTTCGCTACATATGCAAGATTTCACATCACCTCAAAGTAACTAGTACACGGTAATTACCATATTCAAGAACACCACACAGCTCTGCGATAGACTTTTACGAACACAAACAAATGTACATCTGCACAAGTTTTATCAATTCTTGCAGTACTAAAGGAGCTAAATGCTCTTCAAACTTGACCCAAAGTTGTGCAATACCTAGTACGCATCTACGGTAGACATATTCTCATCTATCGCAGTTCATATGATGAAAAGCTGAAACCTGATCGTCCCTCGTTGGTAGATTTCAGCTCAAGCTTCTGAAAAGGGCTGCAAGTCGGTTCAAGTAACGTTTATCAGTTACTTGGTTGCAATGTGTTCAGAAAATTAAATCACAGTGCATAATAAGGGAAGTTGCAATCTACTTTGTAAGCATTTACACATCCCATTATAAAGGAAGGAAATACTCTGGCCAGTATACCTGCTGTTAGGATCATAATAGAAGCCATTGATGGAGCCATCACTACAAGAGAAACAGACATAGTAAAAGCCAGCTATTGTTAGGCCACAGTCTGTGCCAACATTCACAAAATATTGCTCTTTCCATCTCTGCACCAACACAATGTCAAAGAATTCAACAACGTTGCATCTGACGAATAAGTAGTCATTATACAATGAATAAGAGAACAATTAGATCAGTTACCATGAATATGTACGGATAATTACTCAGATCTAATGATTTGCCACCATCAACTTCCACTTGGCCCTGTAAACAATAGAATTAATTAGTAGATAATAGAAGTTTGCCATATGATTGAGAAGATTAAGACTCCATACCAGCAGAgcagaaaaagaaggaaacttgGTCCAGTGCCTTATATCATCGTCTGGCCTGTAAAGAGTTAAACAAATTAGCACTAGATCGTTATTCCACAACCCACAACCATGATACGATAATTAGGGTCAACATAGAggttaaaagaataaaagaaacataCGTTGCCTCCCATTTTCCAGTGAAGAAAGTATAATTCTTGGTGTCAACAATCTCTCCTTCCCAAAAGGTAACTACCTAACATACATGTAGAAAAACAAACTAAATGAAGGTTACAAAAATATCAGAATATGGGAGTTGGGGTGGCGCGGGGGGGTGGGTGTGGTTGTTTTAATACAATAACTAGACTTCCATATCCACAAAAAAGTAGATAAGGTGTCACATCTAACGTACACGTCTTGCATGAAAGTGGCAGACTAGAAACAGCCAAATTTATAGATCGTATGAGACACACGGACACATGATAAGCAGTGAATATCATACTGATATCTTACGAATTGAAGATTGAAAATTAGGCAAATCAAGTTCGTAGCTGCTGCACCCAATGAATCCCAAAGAATGCTTGATTTAAGATTTAACTATATGAGGTTCGCCATCTAGATGTGGAATACAGACAACAACAGCAGTACGAAAACCGAAGGTACCAAAAAGGGGTATGAAACTCCTTAAATAAAGAGCAGTCCCGATAAAAAACTCAGTAGTTCGTTCACTCTTTTGTTGTTCTTAATTCATTTCAGGGAAATATTTATTCTCAATACCAatcctcaaacaaaaaaaattcatggtGACAGATGAACAACAGACACAAAAGAAGAAACTCCTTACCGGTGTGTCTGCCATAGGAACATTAAGAGCTTCCATGGTTCCACATAGATAACCATGTTCAAGGTCACACCCCTGTATCCGAACATTCACTCTCCACGCTTCATCTTTCTGCATACTACAAACATTCTGCGTACCGGAGAAGGCCTGCCATAGAATTATGAACTTAATTCTACAATGCACACACATTTATACTTCCGAAATCGGTGCTTATGCTCAAAATGTCAATATTAATTAGAAATTCTCTATAATCTAACCAATTTCAAGACAAAAAGGAACGAAATTTAAGAACTACAAAGGCACAGGAGCAGAGATAAAACCTGTCCAACGCTTAAAAGTGTGCAGGCTGGAGGAGCTGTCTGTCCACCATTTGAACCTGCACATAGATACAAATACTAAcatataaataaacacatatatacatatatgtgaacGATTGGAAGAAAAATTACAGAAAAAGGTAGTGTCTTTGAGGATTATATCCTACAACATGAATCGAACAGTGCAGATTTCGGCAAAATCCCTAACCCTACTAAATGGGGAAACCGCTGTTTGCGGTGGCGTTCGGTATCGAGAAAGAGAGATGGGCGGAGAAGTACCTGAGAGTTGAGAAGGCGCGGAGGCTTCCGCCACTCTCACCGGCATTTCTTTGATTGGTTCAATCGGAAAGGAGTAAGCGAGTCTGATGCTACCGccaattcaacacaccaacCAGAGTCCGCGCCTGTCTAATGAACCCGACCCGCTACCGCCTCCAAAGTAGCTCCTctccttttccttcattttctttcaagtattatttattttcatacgTTTCGAATATTGTAAATGACGAGTTCGAAACTAATTTGTTTCTTAACAGCTTATTGTAAACATAtcttttcatgaaaaaaaaaaatgtcatgtcCAATAAAGGGCTATAGGTCACTTTTAATCTAAAATGTGCAAATGTGCAAATGTTGTCTCCAATAAGAACGTCATATCCTAATTAACAAGGCTAACTACAAGTAGTTTCAAATCGTCTACATTCTTATATCAGAACATCTTGTGGAGCCTCCATGGCCTCTCTCTACAATAAACTATAGTTGTGCACATGTGCTCCATTATTACTTTCGCTACAAACGTACTTCGATTTTTACGTTTACATACTTTGATTTAGATTTTTGAGGTTTCCGAATTGTATTTTTATAGAAACTTAGTGTATAACTAATCCACGTTTAATGAACTTGTTTCTGATAGGTACAACGAATGAATTTGCAAGGAGTGAGTATCGTTCTTATTCGTGTTTACCGAGTTGGGATAGAAGGCATGCATGTCATTTGAGTGAAATTTGTAAGCCTCAAAAGATCATTGGATGTCACTCCTGCAATACCATCTAGCTAAAGAAAAAAGGACGATGCTAATCACCTTTCGCAGATAAAAGACGACACGCAGAGTTGGGACAATATGCAGTATGAACACAGAAGTCGCTAGAGATTCCGGTTTAGTTGAAGTCCTTCACCTCACCTTCTTCTCCAGTCTAACATCGAGATATCAAGCGACGGACCAACTATCGTTCACATACACACAGATTGTAACTTCAAACACATCGGAACACGTTAGGGATAATCACATGTTTGACGAAGACAGAGAGAACCCGATGAACATACCATTGAGTAAATATATCATAAATATAAGTTGCATTGACAAGCTAATAAGCATTTAGTACTCGAGAATGCTATGTGCTTGGTGTCAGCGGCCACCTGAGAGGCGTGATGACTCAGAAGCATATGAATGCGACAACCCCGTGCCCGTTGCAAATTCATCAAAACTTTCTTTGTGAGCAAACGATAAGCCGCTGGCAGAAACACCAAGGGGTGACAGCTCCGGCAAAAGAATATGGTCTCCCTCCAAATACTGCACAACTTGGCGCATGCTTGGCCTAGCTGCAGGCTCTGACTGAGAGCATAACAGCCCGAGCTTCAATACCAACTCCACCTCCTCTGCTACAAATTCGGTTCCCAAGTTTGGATCTTTTGCCTCAAGAATGTTACTTCTTTTCCAACAACAAAACACCCAGTCAGCTAAAATGACAACCTCTGAATCATGTGTCTCGATTGGCTTCCTTCCACAGGCAACTTCAAGCAAAAATACCCCAAAAGAAAACACATCAGTGCTCGTTGTGGCCCGGCCTGATCTTGTGTGCTCAGGAGCTAGATACCCAAATGTTCCAGCTATATGAGTAGTTTGAGGGTCTGCGCCATGGTCATGTAGTCTTGCAAGCCCAAAATCTCCTAGCTTTCCGTTCCATTCTCCATCAAGTAATACATTACTGGCCTTCACATCTCTGTGAATCACAACCTGATCCCATTCTTCATGGAGATAAAGCAACCCTGATGCTACGCCTTTGATGACCCTAAATCTCTGGCTCCAATTGAGAGTGACCGTCGGTTGGCCATAGAGGTACTTGTCGAGGCTTCCATTAGGCATGTACTCATACACCAACAGTAGCTCTCCTTCTCTTCTGCAGTAGCCCAACAAAGGAACTAGGTTTCGGTGATGAAGTCTTCCATTGCTAACAATTTCTGCCACGAACTCCTTCATCCCCTGCCTTGACTCGTGTGACTCCCTCTTCACAGCAATCTCAGCTTTTGAGTTGGGTAATATGCCTTTATAGACCTTACCAAATCCACCCTTCCCCAAAAGCTCCTTCTCCCTAAACCCTTTTGTGGCAATATATaactctttgtatttaaacctTTGAGGTCCGTACTCAAGCTCCCAGTCTTCAAGCAGTTCCGCaaacttctttcttcttatggCAAAGTGTACACCATAAAGAAGTGCTAACAAAACCGAACTCCCAGTTATTACAGGCAGAGCAATGGTCAAATGTTTAGATCTTTTTTTTGGTCCTAACGGAGGCAGCTTGGGAAGCTTTGAGAGAACAATTTCTTCAGCCTGGCCATTCAACTTGAAGCTCCACCCCAAAACATACGCACATGCAGTAAGCTTGCTAGTGGACGCGGAGAAGCCAATGTACATGATTTCGTTAAGGATTGGGGAAAGGTCACGCGTCAAAGACAAAAGTGGAATGTAGGGCTTACCATTACTAACTGGAGACATAGAGACATTTATTTGCTTCTTGCTACCATCATAGTCCACCCATACTTGCACGGGTTGGCCATTCGTAATCACTCTTTCACCAACATAATATCCTGCTGGAGCAGATACCTCAGAAACCATACCATTAATATCAATCCCGACATGGTTGTCATTGATGTCTTTGAACTCTGTGTTCTTGAAAGTGTCAAGCTCTACAGCAAAAACATGATTGGTAGGACTGCCATCGTTTGTCCTGTTGAAAAGGCCTAGGTACTGGCTTGGAGAAGCTCCGCGCAGCCCTCTGGTCGGAGTAATGATAAAGGCTATTCCATGGTCACGGAGATCAGGATATCTCATAGCAAAGACGAAGATGACAGAGAAGGAGAAAACTGTGCCACCAGATGAGTTCTTGAAAGTTACTGGGTTGGGATAGAAGGCATGACCCATCTTGAAGGCGGTCTCATTTGTAAGCTTCAAAAGGCCATTGGATGTCACTTCTGCTATGCCGTCTAGGCTAAGATTCGCAGACCGGAAACCATGGTAGGTGAAACTGAGATCTTCAGCAACTGCTAGGCTAACTAGTACAAATAATATTACAAGCTTGAAACACATTAGTACTACTGCCATTGTGCTTGCAATGGATTTGGAGAATGGGAGAAAGACATGGAGAGTGGGGGCTGATGAAATAAGACTTTTTAATCAATCGAGTTGTCGAAATTTTCCTGGCAATCGTTTGAGTTGTGCTTGCACACCTTGAAGATCACATTGACTTAATGAAGGTGCTTTGACAGTTGTATTTTCTCTCATGTATTATTTATCAACTAATACACACCTCGTGTTTTCTTATAAAATTGTAATCAATTTGAAACATTCAACTTTTAAAACATTTGCGGTGGTTACATGGCTAATGACATTGAATTATGGATAAATACCTTTCTGTTCATGGTGTTTAATATCGTTCCTAATCTTGGTCCATTTCCAATGTCTTTCCTAAAATGTACAAGTAAGCTCCGTGCATGTTGAGATGAAAACGTGTTTAAACATCACTCGGTTCCTCTCGAATTCCAGGACGACATGACAGAGTGGGCTGCGATTAGAAGCATTTTTAAGCACAGCGACCAAATTGGCGAAAAATGTAACATAGCGAGCAAAATAAAACTTTATGCAAAACGATGACCTAAACAGTATTTTACCACTTTGATTAAGGTACTTACTGAGATACTAGCCTCTTTGCACGTGTGTGAGGTATTGTTTATATCACGGAACTTTGCGAGTTTTCGagattttacaatttatttttgtatgtcTTAAGTCAATAGACTTTTTATATTGTGAAGAATGTTAAATTTGCTATTTCAGTCCTCTCTTCTTTTACACTCTTTTCTCAATTCATGAGTCTGCAAGTTTCTTTTTATATAAGAAAACACGTGTTTGAATAAAGTTCTAGAAGTGCAACAACAACATTAACAAACCTTCGAATAAAATCTACATGAATCAAATCGAATCATGTCAACTATTGGTTAACATTTTATTAAAAGATGGTTGACAGACACACCTGCAGCATTCTCTCAACGCAAGCTTTCCGGCAATGGTTCTCGTTGTCTGATAACTGCGGCTTTCAGGTTGTCCTGGAGACACAGCACATTCATCTGCAATTCTGCACTGCACACAAAGACACTAAACAACATTTCCAGTGACATTGTATTTAACACAGTACTATAACAACAACCACCAACGGATCGTTGCTATATACGACATTGCTCACATGAAACATCTCAACCATGTCAAAGGATAAAAACCATATATTGAAAGAACTGAAAATGTTAATGTTAAGAGTCTTAGAAGGGATATAAACATCAGATCGAGATGAAATAGAGTGAACGAAAATCACTACACACACATGGTCTTCtccattaaaatttaaagacaACATTAATGAACACGAGTGAACAAGAACAATGACAGATGACTATAATTGGATCCTTCTACACCGAGGAAACACTTGGTATGAGTGCAATGCAGACAGAATAGAAAAGACCAAAAGAACAAACTTGCTTAGCGTATTATTGGCCTTGAAAGTATTGAAGTTTACAAGAATCGTAAGTACTAGGAGTACCCATCAAAGATGCTTACGCTATGGATACCAGTTACAAAGATGTTCCTAATTGCTTTTAGATTTAGCGACCGCGGGAGAGGAATGATGAATCTGGAACATACGATGACACTGAAGACCCTGGGGCCATTGTATATTCATCAAAACCTTCATTCTGAGAAAAGCCTAAGCCACGTGAGGAGAGACCAAGAAGTGAAAACTCTGCAGGCAAAGGAACATTATCCTCCAAATGCTGCACAACTTGGCGCATCCTTGGCCTCATCGAAGGCTCTGATTGGCAGCAAAACAGCCCAAGCTTCAACACCAACTCCACCTCCTCTGCTACACAATCATTACCTAATTTTGGATCTTTCGCCTCAAGAATATTACGTCCTTCCCAACAAGAAAACACCCAATCAACCAAAATCACATTCTCGGAGCCGTGATTTTCTATTGGCCTTCTTCCACAGGCAACTTCCAGCAAACATACACCGAAAGCAAACACATCACTACTCGTTGTCGCCCGACATGATCTTGTATACTCTGGAGCTAGATACCCAAATGTTCCAGCTATATGAGTAGTTTGAGGGTCTGAGCCATGGTCATATAATCTTGCAAGCCCAAAATCTCCTAACCTTCCATTCCATTCCCCATCTAGTAAAATATTACCGGCCTTGACATCTCTGTGAACCACAACCTGATCCCATTCTTCGTGCAGATAAAGCAGCCCTAATGCTACACCTCTTATGACTCTAAATCTCTGGCTCCAATCGAGAGTGACTACCGGTCGGTCAAAGAGGTACTTGTCCAGACTTCCATTAGGCATGTACTCATAGACCAACAGTAGCTCCCCTTTTCTTCTGCAATAGCCCAACAAGGGGACTAAATTCCGGTGACGAAGATGTCCATTGCTgacaatttctgccacaaactCCTTCATCCCCTGCCTTGATTCGTGCGAGACCCTCTTCACAGCAATCATAGTTCCCGAGGTCGGCGATATACCTCTGTAAACCTTACCAAATCCACCCTTGCCCAAAAGCTCCTTCTCCCGAAACCCTTTTGTGGCAATATATAACTCTCTATATTTAAACCTCTGAGGCCCATACTCAAGCTCCCAGTCTTCAAGCAGTTCTGCaaacttcttctttcttcttatggCATAGTATACCCAAAAAACAAATGCTAGCAAAGCGGAACTCACTAATATCACAGGCAGACCAATGGTCAAAAGTTTAGGTATTTTTTTAGGTCCTAAACGAGGCATCTTAGGAAGTTGTGAGAGACCAAGTTCTTCAGCATGACCGTTTATCTTAAAGCTCCAGCCCAAAACATAATTAATTGCTGTTAGATTACCAGTGGATGCGGAGAAACCCACGTACATGGTTCTGTGAAGGATTGGGGAAAGGTCACGGATCAAAGACAAAAGTGGATTATAGGGCTTACCATTACTAACCAGTGCCAAAGAGACATTGATTTGCTTCTTGGTACCATCATAGTCCACCCAAACTTGCACAGGCTGGCCACTCGTGATCAATCTTTCTCCAGCATAATATCCGGCTGGGGCAGATACCACAGAGACTACACCATTAATATCAATCCCGACGTGGTTGTCATTGATGTCATTGAATTCTGGGTTCTCAAAAGTGTCGAGCTCTACAGCAAAAACATGATTCGTTGGACTGCCATCATTCGTCCAGTTGAAAAGGCCAAAGAAGCCAACTGGAGAAGCTCCAGGGAGCCCTCTTGTTGGAGCAATGACAAAGACGATTCCGTGGCCTTGGCGAACTTTATATCTCATAGCAAAGGTGAATGTGGAAGAGAAAGATAAAACTGGTCCATCAGATGAGTTCTTGAAAGTTACTGGGTTGGGATAGAAGGCATGACCAATGCTCTGAACAGTATCATTTGTAACCCTCAGAATACCATCGGATGTCACTTCTGCTACGCCTTCTAGGCTAAGATTTGCAGATCGGAAGCCATGGTAGGTGAAATTGAAATCTTCAGCTGCTGCTACGCTTGTCAGAATGAGTATTACAAACTTGAACAACATGAACATGgttatttttctcaattttcacTAACGCTCACGCCTCTGTAAACTTTTCACATATCCTTCATCAATTAtagaaacccaaaaaaga from Pyrus communis chromosome 17, drPyrComm1.1, whole genome shotgun sequence includes the following:
- the LOC137723806 gene encoding L-type lectin-domain containing receptor kinase IV.1-like — encoded protein: MAVVLMCFKLVILFVLVSLAVAEDLSFTYHGFRSANLSLDGIAEVTSNGLLKLTNETAFKMGHAFYPNPVTFKNSSGGTVFSFSVIFVFAMRYPDLRDHGIAFIITPTRGLRGASPSQYLGLFNRTNDGSPTNHVFAVELDTFKNTEFKDINDNHVGIDINGMVSEVSAPAGYYVGERVITNGQPVQVWVDYDGSKKQINVSMSPVSNGKPYIPLLSLTRDLSPILNEIMYIGFSASTSKLTACAYVLGWSFKLNGQAEEIVLSKLPKLPPLGPKKRSKHLTIALPVITGSSVLLALLYGVHFAIRRKKFAELLEDWELEYGPQRFKYKELYIATKGFREKELLGKGGFGKVYKGILPNSKAEIAVKRESHESRQGMKEFVAEIVSNGRLHHRNLVPLLGYCRREGELLLVYEYMPNGSLDKYLYGQPTVTLNWSQRFRVIKGVASGLLYLHEEWDQVVIHRDVKASNVLLDGEWNGKLGDFGLARLHDHGADPQTTHIAGTFGYLAPEHTRSGRATTSTDVFSFGVFLLEVACGRKPIETHDSEVVILADWVFCCWKRSNILEAKDPNLGTEFVAEEVELVLKLGLLCSQSEPAARPSMRQVVQYLEGDHILLPELSPLGVSASGLSFAHKESFDEFATGTGLSHSYASESSRLSGGR
- the LOC137723084 gene encoding uncharacterized protein, translated to MPVRVAEASAPSQLSGSNGGQTAPPACTLLSVGQAFSGTQNVCSMQKDEAWRVNVRIQGCDLEHGYLCGTMEALNVPMADTPVVTFWEGEIVDTKNYTFFTGKWEATPDDDIRHWTKFPSFSALLGQVEVDGGKSLDLSNYPYIFMRWKEQYFVNVGTDCGLTIAGFYYVCFSCSDGSINGFYYDPNSSPFQKLELKSTNEGRSGFSFSSYELR
- the LOC137723650 gene encoding L-type lectin-domain containing receptor kinase IV.1-like, which translates into the protein MFMLFKFVILILTSVAAAEDFNFTYHGFRSANLSLEGVAEVTSDGILRVTNDTVQSIGHAFYPNPVTFKNSSDGPVLSFSSTFTFAMRYKVRQGHGIVFVIAPTRGLPGASPVGFFGLFNWTNDGSPTNHVFAVELDTFENPEFNDINDNHVGIDINGVVSVVSAPAGYYAGERLITSGQPVQVWVDYDGTKKQINVSLALVSNGKPYNPLLSLIRDLSPILHRTMYVGFSASTGNLTAINYVLGWSFKINGHAEELGLSQLPKMPRLGPKKIPKLLTIGLPVILVSSALLAFVFWVYYAIRRKKKFAELLEDWELEYGPQRFKYRELYIATKGFREKELLGKGGFGKVYRGISPTSGTMIAVKRVSHESRQGMKEFVAEIVSNGHLRHRNLVPLLGYCRRKGELLLVYEYMPNGSLDKYLFDRPVVTLDWSQRFRVIRGVALGLLYLHEEWDQVVVHRDVKAGNILLDGEWNGRLGDFGLARLYDHGSDPQTTHIAGTFGYLAPEYTRSCRATTSSDVFAFGVCLLEVACGRRPIENHGSENVILVDWVFSCWEGRNILEAKDPKLGNDCVAEEVELVLKLGLFCCQSEPSMRPRMRQVVQHLEDNVPLPAEFSLLGLSSRGLGFSQNEGFDEYTMAPGSSVSSYVPDSSFLSRGR